From the Ctenopharyngodon idella isolate HZGC_01 chromosome 3, HZGC01, whole genome shotgun sequence genome, one window contains:
- the LOC127509726 gene encoding serine/threonine-protein kinase Nek1-like isoform X3 has translation MAQYRRLSDGSADSSISDPSINVSPGVIKVLKEHGYTMKEELGRGASGIAFLVKDTDGDPYVIKQMNSRDGDELDTVRKEVEILKTLNFGYIVTYVNSFEDKEAGRIYIVMEYCEGGDLSKIMETQKEERFFEEKQILDWLVQICLALKYLHEKKIIHRDIKPQNVFLTEDGYVNLGDFGCSTALERADEYASSVVGAKLYVSPEVYQRKYNSKSDIWSLGWLLHDLCMLDVWDWNKSEEITWLGCSCQIWDE, from the exons ATGGCTCAGTATCGCAGACTCTCAGACGGCAGTGCTGACAGCAGTATCTCAGATCCCAGCATAAACGTTTCTCCTGGTGTGATCA AGGTGCTAAAAGAACACGGATACACCATGAAGGAAGAACTTGGACGAGGAGCTTCAGGAATAGCGTTTCTGGTGAAAGACACAGACGGAGATCCTTATGTGATCAAACAGATGAACTCCAGAGAT GGGGATGAGCTGGATACTGTCAGAAAGGAAGTCGAGATCCTGAAAACTCTGAACTTTGGATATATTGTCACTTATGTGAATTCAtttgaag ataaaGAAGCGGGACGCATATATATTGTGATGGAGTATTGTGAAGGAGGTGACCTTTCAAAAATCATGGAAACACAGAAAGAAGAAcgtttttttgaagaaaaacag ATCCTCGACTGGCTGGTTCAGATTTGTCTGGCTCTGAAGTATCTCCATGAGAAGAAAATTATTCATAGAGATATTAAGCCTCAG AACGTCTTTCTGACTGAAGATGGTTACGTCAATCTAGGAGATTTTGGATGCTCAACAGCATTGGAAAG AGCTGATGAATATGCTAGTTCAGTTGTGGGTGCAAAGCTCTACGTCAGCCCAGAAGTTTATCAGAGGAAATATAACTCCAAGAG TGACATATGGTCATTGGGATGGTTGCTCCATGATCTCTGCATGCTTGATGTGTGG
- the LOC127509726 gene encoding probable myosin light chain kinase DDB_G0271550 isoform X1 → MAQYRRLSDGSADSSISDPSINVSPGVIKVLKEHGYTMKEELGRGASGIAFLVKDTDGDPYVIKQMNSRDGDELDTVRKEVEILKTLNFGYIVTYVNSFEDKEAGRIYIVMEYCEGGDLSKIMETQKEERFFEEKQILDWLVQICLALKYLHEKKIIHRDIKPQNVFLTEDGYVNLGDFGCSTALERADEYASSVVGAKLYVSPEVYQRKYNSKSDIWSLGWLLHDLCMLDVWADNMQRHILHAVSMTGNPPPISERYSEELRELISQMLSRDPKDRPSAEEILAKPFLTDAVDRNSRTPEALLQSFVKSITAFDEAYNKHYKDIEVLVSEWGRITDSMESAHYSATAGSLSGSVIGAAGGITALAGLILSPFTLGASLIVTGVGVGVGVAGGVTGAASTITNTVQQKSFRESLEQIQQKYESASEPILTPLNTLRKVLRKITKFSVFFGTSAFDKVQISCNVGRRNVLCATQLMNLGLLANVSRIATQTARVGRVVAEAVSGVLSGLLVILDVAFIVINSVDIHQMRQGKVDDPEKVQSSVLKSIAEMRRTHNELCNVQKEIQTTREELKDYIELARGDREIDNDLNSLNI, encoded by the exons ATGGCTCAGTATCGCAGACTCTCAGACGGCAGTGCTGACAGCAGTATCTCAGATCCCAGCATAAACGTTTCTCCTGGTGTGATCA AGGTGCTAAAAGAACACGGATACACCATGAAGGAAGAACTTGGACGAGGAGCTTCAGGAATAGCGTTTCTGGTGAAAGACACAGACGGAGATCCTTATGTGATCAAACAGATGAACTCCAGAGAT GGGGATGAGCTGGATACTGTCAGAAAGGAAGTCGAGATCCTGAAAACTCTGAACTTTGGATATATTGTCACTTATGTGAATTCAtttgaag ataaaGAAGCGGGACGCATATATATTGTGATGGAGTATTGTGAAGGAGGTGACCTTTCAAAAATCATGGAAACACAGAAAGAAGAAcgtttttttgaagaaaaacag ATCCTCGACTGGCTGGTTCAGATTTGTCTGGCTCTGAAGTATCTCCATGAGAAGAAAATTATTCATAGAGATATTAAGCCTCAG AACGTCTTTCTGACTGAAGATGGTTACGTCAATCTAGGAGATTTTGGATGCTCAACAGCATTGGAAAG AGCTGATGAATATGCTAGTTCAGTTGTGGGTGCAAAGCTCTACGTCAGCCCAGAAGTTTATCAGAGGAAATATAACTCCAAGAG TGACATATGGTCATTGGGATGGTTGCTCCATGATCTCTGCATGCTTGATGTGTGG GCCGATAACATGCAGCGCCACATACTTCATGCTGTCAGTATGACAGGAAACCCCCCTCCCATCTCAGAGAGATACTCAGAGGAACTTCGGGAATTAATCAGTCAAATGCTCAGTCGTGACCCTAAAGACAGACCTTCAGCTGAAGAGATTCTAGCTAAACCGTTCCTGACAGATGCAGTAGACAGAAACAGCAGAACTCCAGAGGCACTGCTACAGAGTTTTGTGAAGTCTATCACCGCCTTTGATGAGGCCTACAACAAGCACTATAAAGACATTGAGGTTTTAGTTAGTGAGTGGGGAAGAATAACAGATTCGATGGAGTCTGCACATTACAGCGCCACAGCGGGGAGTCTGTCAGGTTCGGTGATCGGAGCAGCTGGAGGAATCACTGCATTAGCTGGTTTAATTTTGTCACCGTTCACTCTTGGGGCGTCTCTGATTGTTACTGGTGTTGGTGTTGGAGTAGGAGTTGCAGGTGGAGTAACAGGTGCTGCATCCACCATTACTAACACTGTACAACAAAAATCATTCAGAGAGAGCCTTGAACAAATTCAGCAGAAGTATGAATCTGCAAGCGAACCAATTCTCACACCACTGAATACACTGAGAAAGGTTCTGAGAAAAATCACAaagttcagtgtttttttcGGCACCTCAGCTTTTGACAAAGTGCAAATATCATGCAATGTAGGCAGAAGAAATGTTTTGTGTGCAACACAACTCATGAATTTGGGTCTGTTGGCAAATGTTAGCAGAATTGCTACTCAGACTGCAAGAGTAGGGCGAGTTGTAGCAGAAGCAGTCTCAGGAGTGTTAAGTGGACTGTTAGTCATACTTGATGTCGCCTTCATAGTGATAAATTCTGTAGACATTCACCAGATGAGACAGGGAAAAGTAGATGATCCAGAAAAGGTCCAATCCAGTGTGCTTAAATCCATTGCAGAGATGAGGAGAACACATAATGAGCTTTGCAATGTCCAGAAGGAAATACAAACAAC